Proteins encoded by one window of Mus musculus strain C57BL/6J chromosome 10, GRCm38.p6 C57BL/6J:
- the Zbtb24 gene encoding zinc finger and BTB domain-containing protein 24 isoform 2 (isoform 2 is encoded by transcript variant 2) has protein sequence MADTTPEPCGQLMVHSDTHSDTVLASLEDQRKKGFLCDITLIVENVHFRAHKALLAASSEYFSMMFAEEGEIGQSIYMLEGMVADTFGILLEFIYTGYLHASEKTTEQILATAQFLKVYDLVKAYADFQDNHSAPKPPALNCTGTPVVVISNKKNDPLKRKRGRPRKANGLQEGRSELAAEGELQLRVNNSVQNRQNFVFKEEDSVKLSEQTPEDKESEPAGEPGSVEEVPAEKDENFDPKAGDGQESQSRCSRRRIRRSVKLKDYKLLGDEDDQSTAKRLCGRKKRSSGPEARCKDCDRVFKYSHFLAIHQRRHTGERPFKCNECGKGFAQKHSLQVHTRMHTGERPYTCTVCGKALTTKHSLLEHMSLHSGQKSFTCDQCGKYFSQKRQLKSHYRVHTGTIPIRPLTTRMQPLPPKVYGRVPAEEAPADTHRGEKPYSCSICGKCFSDSSAKRRHCILHTGKKPFSCPECGLQFARLDNLKAHLKIHSKEKHTADSSSVSGSNVDEGRNILQLQPYQLSTSGEQEIQLLVTDSVHNINFMPGPSQGVSIVAAESPQSMATDPAANITLLTQQPEQLQGLILSAQQEQAEHIQSLSVIGGQMESSQTEPVHVITLSKETLEHLHAHQEQTTSSVPAADTGARATPVPSTRPGAELTQAPLAVPLDPSPGATVAGWPFGPSSYRSLKM, from the exons ATGGCAGACACAACCCCGGAGCCTTGTGGGCAGCTTATGGTACACTCAGacactcacagtgacactgtGCTGGCCAGTCTGGAGGATCAAAGGAAGAAGGGCTTTCTTTGTGATATTACTTTAATCGTGGAGAATGTGCATTTCCGAGCCCATAAAGCCTTGCTGGCCGCCAGTAGCGAGTATTTCTCAATGATGTTTGCGGAAGAGGGCGAGATTGGCCAGTCTATCTACATGCTGGAAGGCATGGTTGCAGACACCTTTGGCATCCTGCTGGAATTTATCTATACAGGTTATCTACATGCCAGTGAGAAAACGACAGAGCAGATCCTGGCTACTGCTCAGTTCTTAAAAGTCTATGACCTGGTAAAGGCATACGCAGACTTCCAGGATAACCATAGCGCCCCAAAGCCACCAGCTTTGAACTGCACTGGGACGCCAGTGGTGGTTATTTCCAATAAGAAGAACGATCCTCTGAAACGGAAACGGGGAAGACCAAGAAAAGCCAATGGTTTGCAGGAAGGGAGATCAGAACTGGCTGCAGAGGGAGAGCTGCAGCTGAGAGTGAACAATTCAGTTCAGAATAGACAAAACTTTGTGTTTAAAGAAGAAGACAGTGTCAAGCTGAGTGAGCAGACTCCAGAAGACAAGGAATCAGAGCCTGCTGGTGAGCCAGGAAGCGTGGAGGAGGTGCCTGCTGAAAAGGACGAGAACTTTGACCCCAAGGCTGGGGATGGACAGGAGAGCCAGAGTAGGTGCAGCAGGCGGAGAATCCGCAGGTCTGTCAAGCTCAAAGACTACAAGCTTCTTGGAGATGAAGATGACCAGAGTACTGCCAAGAGGCTATGTGGAAGAAAAAAGCGCTCCAGCGGTCCCGAGGCCCGGTGTAAAGACTGCGACAGAGTCTTTAAATATAGTCACTTCTTAGCAATCCACCAGAGACGCCACACGG GGGAACGACCCTTCAAATGTAATGAGTGTGGGAAGGGCTTTGCTCAGAAGCACTCCTTGCAGGTCCATACCAGGATGCACACGGGGGAGCGGCCATACACCTGCACCGTGTGCGGCAAGGCGCTGACCACCAAGCACTCCCTGCTGGAGCACATGAGCCTGCACTCAG GACAGAAGTCTTTTACCTGTGATCAGTGTGGAAAATATTTCAGCCAGAAAAGACAGCTAAAGAGCCATTATCGTGTCCATACAGGTACGATACCAATAAG GCCACTCACTACCAGAATGCAGCCACTGCCACCGAAAGTTTATGGACGTGTCCCAGCTGAAGAAGCACCTGCGGACACACACAG AGGAGAAAAGCCATACTCCTGCAGCATCTGTGGCAAATGCTTCTCTGACTCCAGTGCCAAGAGGAGACACTGCATCCTGCATACGGGCAAGAAGCCCTTCTCCTGCCCCGAGTGTGGCTTACAGTTCGCTCGCCTAGACAATTTGAAGGCACACTTGAAAATCCACAGCAAAGAGAAGCACACGGCAGACTCCAGCAGTGTTTCTGGCAGTAATGTGGACGAGGGCAGGAACATTCTTCAGCTGCAACCATACCAGCTCTCCACGTCGGGAGAGCAGGAGATTCAGCTTCTTGTCACCGACTCTGTGCATAACATTAACTTCATGCCAGGTCCCAGCCAGGGGGTCAGCATCGTGGCTGCCGAGAGCCCCCAGAGCATGGCCACAGACCCGGCTGCCAACATCACCCTGCTCACACAGCAGCCTGAGCAGCTGCAGGGCCTGATCCTTTCCGCTCAGCAGGAGCAGGCAGAGCACATTCAGAGCCTCAGTGTGATTGGAGGCCAGATGGAGTCCTCCCAGACTGAGCCAGTGCATGTCATCACACTTTCCAAGGAAACGCTGGAGCATCTCCACGCCCACCAGGAGCAAACAACCAGCTCAGTACCTGCAGCTGACACAGGAGCCCGAGCCACCCCTGTCCCCTCCACTAGGCCAGGAGCAGAGCTGACCCAAGCGCCTCTGGCCGTTCCACTAGACCCTTCCCCTGGAGCAACAGTGGCAGGGTGGCCTTTTGGGCCATCATCTTACAGATCCTTAAAGATGTGA
- the Zbtb24 gene encoding zinc finger and BTB domain-containing protein 24 isoform 1 (isoform 1 is encoded by transcript variant 1) — protein MADTTPEPCGQLMVHSDTHSDTVLASLEDQRKKGFLCDITLIVENVHFRAHKALLAASSEYFSMMFAEEGEIGQSIYMLEGMVADTFGILLEFIYTGYLHASEKTTEQILATAQFLKVYDLVKAYADFQDNHSAPKPPALNCTGTPVVVISNKKNDPLKRKRGRPRKANGLQEGRSELAAEGELQLRVNNSVQNRQNFVFKEEDSVKLSEQTPEDKESEPAGEPGSVEEVPAEKDENFDPKAGDGQESQSRCSRRRIRRSVKLKDYKLLGDEDDQSTAKRLCGRKKRSSGPEARCKDCDRVFKYSHFLAIHQRRHTGERPFKCNECGKGFAQKHSLQVHTRMHTGERPYTCTVCGKALTTKHSLLEHMSLHSGQKSFTCDQCGKYFSQKRQLKSHYRVHTGHSLPECSHCHRKFMDVSQLKKHLRTHTGEKPFTCEICGKSFTAKSSLQTHIRIHRGEKPYSCSICGKCFSDSSAKRRHCILHTGKKPFSCPECGLQFARLDNLKAHLKIHSKEKHTADSSSVSGSNVDEGRNILQLQPYQLSTSGEQEIQLLVTDSVHNINFMPGPSQGVSIVAAESPQSMATDPAANITLLTQQPEQLQGLILSAQQEQAEHIQSLSVIGGQMESSQTEPVHVITLSKETLEHLHAHQEQTTSSVPAADTGARATPVPSTRPGAELTQAPLAVPLDPSPGATVAGWPFGPSSYRSLKM, from the exons ATGGCAGACACAACCCCGGAGCCTTGTGGGCAGCTTATGGTACACTCAGacactcacagtgacactgtGCTGGCCAGTCTGGAGGATCAAAGGAAGAAGGGCTTTCTTTGTGATATTACTTTAATCGTGGAGAATGTGCATTTCCGAGCCCATAAAGCCTTGCTGGCCGCCAGTAGCGAGTATTTCTCAATGATGTTTGCGGAAGAGGGCGAGATTGGCCAGTCTATCTACATGCTGGAAGGCATGGTTGCAGACACCTTTGGCATCCTGCTGGAATTTATCTATACAGGTTATCTACATGCCAGTGAGAAAACGACAGAGCAGATCCTGGCTACTGCTCAGTTCTTAAAAGTCTATGACCTGGTAAAGGCATACGCAGACTTCCAGGATAACCATAGCGCCCCAAAGCCACCAGCTTTGAACTGCACTGGGACGCCAGTGGTGGTTATTTCCAATAAGAAGAACGATCCTCTGAAACGGAAACGGGGAAGACCAAGAAAAGCCAATGGTTTGCAGGAAGGGAGATCAGAACTGGCTGCAGAGGGAGAGCTGCAGCTGAGAGTGAACAATTCAGTTCAGAATAGACAAAACTTTGTGTTTAAAGAAGAAGACAGTGTCAAGCTGAGTGAGCAGACTCCAGAAGACAAGGAATCAGAGCCTGCTGGTGAGCCAGGAAGCGTGGAGGAGGTGCCTGCTGAAAAGGACGAGAACTTTGACCCCAAGGCTGGGGATGGACAGGAGAGCCAGAGTAGGTGCAGCAGGCGGAGAATCCGCAGGTCTGTCAAGCTCAAAGACTACAAGCTTCTTGGAGATGAAGATGACCAGAGTACTGCCAAGAGGCTATGTGGAAGAAAAAAGCGCTCCAGCGGTCCCGAGGCCCGGTGTAAAGACTGCGACAGAGTCTTTAAATATAGTCACTTCTTAGCAATCCACCAGAGACGCCACACGG GGGAACGACCCTTCAAATGTAATGAGTGTGGGAAGGGCTTTGCTCAGAAGCACTCCTTGCAGGTCCATACCAGGATGCACACGGGGGAGCGGCCATACACCTGCACCGTGTGCGGCAAGGCGCTGACCACCAAGCACTCCCTGCTGGAGCACATGAGCCTGCACTCAG GACAGAAGTCTTTTACCTGTGATCAGTGTGGAAAATATTTCAGCCAGAAAAGACAGCTAAAGAGCCATTATCGTGTCCATACAG GCCACTCACTACCAGAATGCAGCCACTGCCACCGAAAGTTTATGGACGTGTCCCAGCTGAAGAAGCACCTGCGGACACACACAG GCGAGAAGCCATTTACTTGTGAAATCTGTGGGAAATCTTTCACAGCAAAGAGCTCCCTTCAGACCCACATCAGGATCCACCG AGGAGAAAAGCCATACTCCTGCAGCATCTGTGGCAAATGCTTCTCTGACTCCAGTGCCAAGAGGAGACACTGCATCCTGCATACGGGCAAGAAGCCCTTCTCCTGCCCCGAGTGTGGCTTACAGTTCGCTCGCCTAGACAATTTGAAGGCACACTTGAAAATCCACAGCAAAGAGAAGCACACGGCAGACTCCAGCAGTGTTTCTGGCAGTAATGTGGACGAGGGCAGGAACATTCTTCAGCTGCAACCATACCAGCTCTCCACGTCGGGAGAGCAGGAGATTCAGCTTCTTGTCACCGACTCTGTGCATAACATTAACTTCATGCCAGGTCCCAGCCAGGGGGTCAGCATCGTGGCTGCCGAGAGCCCCCAGAGCATGGCCACAGACCCGGCTGCCAACATCACCCTGCTCACACAGCAGCCTGAGCAGCTGCAGGGCCTGATCCTTTCCGCTCAGCAGGAGCAGGCAGAGCACATTCAGAGCCTCAGTGTGATTGGAGGCCAGATGGAGTCCTCCCAGACTGAGCCAGTGCATGTCATCACACTTTCCAAGGAAACGCTGGAGCATCTCCACGCCCACCAGGAGCAAACAACCAGCTCAGTACCTGCAGCTGACACAGGAGCCCGAGCCACCCCTGTCCCCTCCACTAGGCCAGGAGCAGAGCTGACCCAAGCGCCTCTGGCCGTTCCACTAGACCCTTCCCCTGGAGCAACAGTGGCAGGGTGGCCTTTTGGGCCATCATCTTACAGATCCTTAAAGATGTGA
- the Zbtb24 gene encoding zinc finger and BTB domain-containing protein 24 isoform 3 (isoform 3 is encoded by transcript variant 3) has product MADTTPEPCGQLMVHSDTHSDTVLASLEDQRKKGFLCDITLIVENVHFRAHKALLAASSEYFSMMFAEEGEIGQSIYMLEGMVADTFGILLEFIYTGYLHASEKTTEQILATAQFLKVYDLVKAYADFQDNHSAPKPPALNCTGTPVVVISNKKNDPLKRKRGRPRKANGLQEGRSELAAEGELQLRVNNSVQNRQNFVFKEEDSVKLSEQTPEDKESEPAGEPGSVEEVPAEKDENFDPKAGDGQESQSRCSRRRIRRSVKLKDYKLLGDEDDQSTAKRLCGRKKRSSGPEARCKDCDRVFKYSHFLAIHQRRHTGNFDFQTWCDWLGSLELWLGRLCCFYMVDMAIKPSCCV; this is encoded by the coding sequence ATGGCAGACACAACCCCGGAGCCTTGTGGGCAGCTTATGGTACACTCAGacactcacagtgacactgtGCTGGCCAGTCTGGAGGATCAAAGGAAGAAGGGCTTTCTTTGTGATATTACTTTAATCGTGGAGAATGTGCATTTCCGAGCCCATAAAGCCTTGCTGGCCGCCAGTAGCGAGTATTTCTCAATGATGTTTGCGGAAGAGGGCGAGATTGGCCAGTCTATCTACATGCTGGAAGGCATGGTTGCAGACACCTTTGGCATCCTGCTGGAATTTATCTATACAGGTTATCTACATGCCAGTGAGAAAACGACAGAGCAGATCCTGGCTACTGCTCAGTTCTTAAAAGTCTATGACCTGGTAAAGGCATACGCAGACTTCCAGGATAACCATAGCGCCCCAAAGCCACCAGCTTTGAACTGCACTGGGACGCCAGTGGTGGTTATTTCCAATAAGAAGAACGATCCTCTGAAACGGAAACGGGGAAGACCAAGAAAAGCCAATGGTTTGCAGGAAGGGAGATCAGAACTGGCTGCAGAGGGAGAGCTGCAGCTGAGAGTGAACAATTCAGTTCAGAATAGACAAAACTTTGTGTTTAAAGAAGAAGACAGTGTCAAGCTGAGTGAGCAGACTCCAGAAGACAAGGAATCAGAGCCTGCTGGTGAGCCAGGAAGCGTGGAGGAGGTGCCTGCTGAAAAGGACGAGAACTTTGACCCCAAGGCTGGGGATGGACAGGAGAGCCAGAGTAGGTGCAGCAGGCGGAGAATCCGCAGGTCTGTCAAGCTCAAAGACTACAAGCTTCTTGGAGATGAAGATGACCAGAGTACTGCCAAGAGGCTATGTGGAAGAAAAAAGCGCTCCAGCGGTCCCGAGGCCCGGTGTAAAGACTGCGACAGAGTCTTTAAATATAGTCACTTCTTAGCAATCCACCAGAGACGCCACACGGGTAACTTCGATTTCCAGACGTGGTGCGATTGGTTGGGGAGTTTGGAATTGTGGTTGGGACGGTTGTGTTGTTTCTACATGGTAGACATGGCAATAAAGCCTTCGTGTTGTGTTTAG
- the Zbtb24 gene encoding zinc finger and BTB domain-containing protein 24 isoform X1, which produces MADTTPEPCGQLMVHSDTHSDTVLASLEDQRKKGFLCDITLIVENVHFRAHKALLAASSEYFSMMFAEEGEIGQSIYMLEGMVADTFGILLEFIYTGYLHASEKTTEQILATAQFLKVYDLVKAYADFQDNHSAPKPPALNCTGTPVVVISNKKNDPLKRKRGRPRKANGLQEGRSELAAEGELQLRVNNSVQNRQNFVFKEEDSVKLSEQTPEDKESEPAGEPGSVEEVPAEKDENFDPKAGDGQESQSRCSRRRIRRSVKLKDYKLLGDEDDQSTAKRLCGRKKRSSGPEARCKDCDRVFKYSHFLAIHQRRHTGERPFKCNECGKGFAQKHSLQVHTRMHTGERPYTCTVCGKALTTKHSLLEHMSLHSGQKSFTCDQCGKYFSQKRQLKSHYRVHTGHSLPECSHCHRKFMDVSQLKKHLRTHTGEKPFTCEICGKSFTAKSSLQTHIRIHRLETEAHRSGSLRVRKLVGEPVTRESF; this is translated from the exons ATGGCAGACACAACCCCGGAGCCTTGTGGGCAGCTTATGGTACACTCAGacactcacagtgacactgtGCTGGCCAGTCTGGAGGATCAAAGGAAGAAGGGCTTTCTTTGTGATATTACTTTAATCGTGGAGAATGTGCATTTCCGAGCCCATAAAGCCTTGCTGGCCGCCAGTAGCGAGTATTTCTCAATGATGTTTGCGGAAGAGGGCGAGATTGGCCAGTCTATCTACATGCTGGAAGGCATGGTTGCAGACACCTTTGGCATCCTGCTGGAATTTATCTATACAGGTTATCTACATGCCAGTGAGAAAACGACAGAGCAGATCCTGGCTACTGCTCAGTTCTTAAAAGTCTATGACCTGGTAAAGGCATACGCAGACTTCCAGGATAACCATAGCGCCCCAAAGCCACCAGCTTTGAACTGCACTGGGACGCCAGTGGTGGTTATTTCCAATAAGAAGAACGATCCTCTGAAACGGAAACGGGGAAGACCAAGAAAAGCCAATGGTTTGCAGGAAGGGAGATCAGAACTGGCTGCAGAGGGAGAGCTGCAGCTGAGAGTGAACAATTCAGTTCAGAATAGACAAAACTTTGTGTTTAAAGAAGAAGACAGTGTCAAGCTGAGTGAGCAGACTCCAGAAGACAAGGAATCAGAGCCTGCTGGTGAGCCAGGAAGCGTGGAGGAGGTGCCTGCTGAAAAGGACGAGAACTTTGACCCCAAGGCTGGGGATGGACAGGAGAGCCAGAGTAGGTGCAGCAGGCGGAGAATCCGCAGGTCTGTCAAGCTCAAAGACTACAAGCTTCTTGGAGATGAAGATGACCAGAGTACTGCCAAGAGGCTATGTGGAAGAAAAAAGCGCTCCAGCGGTCCCGAGGCCCGGTGTAAAGACTGCGACAGAGTCTTTAAATATAGTCACTTCTTAGCAATCCACCAGAGACGCCACACGG GGGAACGACCCTTCAAATGTAATGAGTGTGGGAAGGGCTTTGCTCAGAAGCACTCCTTGCAGGTCCATACCAGGATGCACACGGGGGAGCGGCCATACACCTGCACCGTGTGCGGCAAGGCGCTGACCACCAAGCACTCCCTGCTGGAGCACATGAGCCTGCACTCAG GACAGAAGTCTTTTACCTGTGATCAGTGTGGAAAATATTTCAGCCAGAAAAGACAGCTAAAGAGCCATTATCGTGTCCATACAG GCCACTCACTACCAGAATGCAGCCACTGCCACCGAAAGTTTATGGACGTGTCCCAGCTGAAGAAGCACCTGCGGACACACACAG GCGAGAAGCCATTTACTTGTGAAATCTGTGGGAAATCTTTCACAGCAAAGAGCTCCCTTCAGACCCACATCAGGATCCACCG acttgAAACTGAAGCACATAGAAGTGGCTCCCTCAGAGTCCGTAAGTTGGTAGGAGAACCTGTGACTCGGGAATCATTCTG A